A genomic region of Nostoc sp. UHCC 0702 contains the following coding sequences:
- a CDS encoding GNAT family N-acetyltransferase yields MASQFEYSTFVHTEELQQLGYILEQCFVMRAGESERYINRIGSENFRIIYRDKQVVGGLGIISMGQWWGGERVPMTGISAVGIAPEYRGGRAAIALMQHTLQELYNQGVPISVLYPATQRLYRKAGYEQAGSFCIWEINSQSIQLREQPLTLQSVIASNHEIFHNLYQQQAKVTICSLQENSMLHKQLFLKPRKYSQVILLGWLITFNLGNWEWGMRNGELGIGHRALGMGN; encoded by the coding sequence ATGGCATCTCAATTTGAGTACAGTACTTTTGTACATACAGAAGAGCTTCAGCAACTGGGATATATCCTTGAACAGTGTTTTGTCATGCGGGCGGGTGAGAGTGAAAGATACATCAATCGCATCGGCTCAGAAAACTTTCGCATTATTTATCGAGACAAGCAAGTTGTAGGTGGACTGGGTATTATTTCAATGGGTCAGTGGTGGGGTGGCGAGCGTGTACCAATGACAGGAATTTCCGCAGTGGGCATTGCTCCAGAATATCGTGGAGGTAGAGCTGCGATCGCATTAATGCAGCACACCCTCCAAGAACTCTACAATCAAGGAGTACCTATCTCTGTTCTTTATCCAGCCACTCAACGGCTATACCGCAAAGCAGGGTACGAGCAAGCAGGTAGTTTTTGCATTTGGGAAATCAACAGTCAAAGTATCCAACTGCGAGAGCAACCACTAACTCTACAATCTGTAATTGCCAGCAATCATGAAATCTTTCATAACCTATATCAACAGCAAGCAAAAGTCACCATTTGCAGCTTGCAGGAAAACTCGATGCTACACAAGCAGCTATTTTTAAAGCCACGCAAATATTCGCAGGTAATTCTCCTTGGATGGCTAATTACTTTTAATCTGGGGAATTGGGAATGGGGAATGAGGAATGGGGAATTGGGCATAGGGCATAGGGCATTGGGAATGGGGAATTGA
- a CDS encoding glycerophosphodiester phosphodiesterase, which yields MVKTFTGTRPIVIAHRGASGYRPEHTLAAYELAIALGCDYIEPDLVSTKDGVLIARHENEISQTTDVADRPEFAHRQTTKIIDGESKTGWFTEDFTLAELKRLRAKERIPQLRPQNTAYDGLFEIPTLQEIIDLAKSKSTESNRTIGIYPETKHPTYFQSINLSLEEPLLATLQANNYQGRNAPVFIQSFEVSNLQYLSTKTDLPLVQLINAGGKPYDFVVTGDVRTYADLITTSGLEEISKYAQAIGVHKNLVIPRDSNNKLLSPTSLATDAHAVSLLVHVWTFRNEDIFLPLDFQGNPQGEYELFFSLGIDGVFSDYPDWGMGDGGDGGDEGDEGDEGGE from the coding sequence ATGGTTAAAACTTTCACAGGTACACGCCCTATTGTCATTGCCCACAGAGGTGCTAGCGGCTACCGTCCAGAACATACTTTGGCAGCTTATGAATTAGCGATCGCGCTAGGATGTGACTATATTGAACCAGATTTAGTTTCCACTAAAGATGGTGTTTTAATTGCTCGTCATGAAAACGAAATTTCCCAAACCACCGACGTTGCAGACCGTCCAGAATTTGCTCACCGTCAAACCACCAAAATTATAGATGGAGAATCAAAAACTGGTTGGTTTACAGAAGATTTTACGCTTGCAGAACTGAAAAGACTACGAGCAAAAGAACGTATTCCCCAGCTGCGTCCACAAAATACAGCGTATGATGGACTGTTTGAAATTCCCACATTGCAAGAAATTATTGATTTAGCCAAAAGTAAAAGTACTGAAAGTAATCGTACCATTGGTATTTATCCTGAAACCAAACATCCGACTTACTTCCAGTCTATAAATTTATCATTAGAAGAACCCCTATTGGCAACTCTGCAAGCAAACAATTATCAGGGACGTAACGCACCAGTATTCATTCAGTCTTTTGAAGTGAGTAACTTGCAATATTTATCGACAAAAACTGATTTACCTTTAGTGCAATTGATCAACGCTGGTGGTAAACCTTATGATTTTGTAGTTACTGGTGATGTTCGCACCTATGCAGACTTAATTACAACATCAGGCTTAGAAGAGATTAGTAAATATGCACAGGCGATCGGAGTTCATAAAAATCTAGTTATTCCTAGAGATAGTAATAATAAATTGCTGTCACCAACATCTTTAGCCACTGATGCACATGCAGTTTCTTTGCTAGTTCATGTTTGGACTTTCCGCAATGAAGACATCTTTTTGCCACTAGACTTTCAAGGAAATCCTCAAGGGGAATATGAACTGTTTTTCAGCTTAGGGATTGATGGCGTATTTAGTGATTATCCAGATTGGGGAATGGGGGATGGGGGAGATGGGGGAGATGAGGGAGATGAGGGAGATGAGGGAGGAGAATAA
- the ligA gene encoding NAD-dependent DNA ligase LigA, with protein MIQIESVVKRIEELRQLLQQASYAYYVLDAPIMEDAVYDQLYRELHQMEIQYPELIAPDSPTQRVGEKPATQFTSVRHNIPLYSLENAFNVDELQSWEQRWRRQVPTIASVEYVSELKIDGSAIALTYQNGILVRGATRGDGVMGEDITQNVRTIRSIPLRLNLAGLENLEKIEVRGEAFLPLEVFKQINEERLKAGEQLFANPRNAAAGTLRQLDSRIVAKRRLDFFAYTLHIPGMDDASIANTQWEALELLQKMGFRVNPNHKLCASLAEVAEYYKYWDTERLNLAYMTDGVVVKLNSFKLQEQLGFTQKFPRWAVALKYPAEEAPTRVENIAVNVGRTGALTPLAEMRPVQLAGTTVSRATLHNSDRIAQLDIRIGDTVIVRKAGEIIPEVVRVLKELRPADTSAFVMPSNCPVCGQPVVRESGEAVTRCVNASCAAILKGSIEHWVSRDALDIKGVGEKLVHQLVDKGLVHSVADLYDLTESNLCALERMGQKSAEKLVDAIARSKNQPWSRVLYGLGIRHVGSVNAQLLTQKYPTVDQLATAKQSDIEGIYGIGAEIAQSVYQWFRIDANQTLIERLQLAGLQFAAEVTTVDDGNQKLAGKTFVITGTLPTLKRDEAKALIQKAGGKVTDSISKKTDYLVVGEDAGSKLDKAQELGINQLSEAQLLEILET; from the coding sequence ATGATACAGATTGAGTCAGTAGTAAAACGTATAGAAGAATTACGCCAGTTGTTGCAACAAGCCAGCTATGCATATTACGTGCTAGATGCACCAATCATGGAAGATGCAGTTTATGACCAACTGTATCGGGAATTGCACCAAATGGAAATTCAGTATCCAGAATTAATTGCACCTGATAGTCCCACTCAGCGGGTGGGTGAGAAACCAGCAACGCAGTTTACTTCGGTGCGGCACAACATCCCATTGTACAGTCTGGAAAATGCATTTAATGTTGATGAATTGCAAAGCTGGGAGCAGCGTTGGCGGCGACAAGTACCGACCATAGCTTCAGTAGAATATGTCTCGGAACTGAAAATTGATGGTTCTGCGATCGCGCTTACCTATCAAAATGGCATTCTAGTTAGGGGTGCAACTAGGGGTGATGGTGTCATGGGTGAAGACATCACCCAAAATGTGCGGACAATTCGTTCAATTCCGTTGCGCTTGAATTTAGCAGGTTTAGAAAATCTGGAAAAAATAGAAGTGCGGGGCGAGGCGTTTTTGCCGTTAGAAGTGTTTAAACAAATCAACGAGGAACGCCTTAAAGCTGGTGAACAGTTATTTGCTAATCCGCGCAATGCCGCAGCTGGTACACTCAGACAATTAGACTCACGCATTGTAGCTAAGCGACGGTTAGATTTTTTTGCTTATACGCTGCACATTCCTGGTATGGATGACGCGAGTATTGCCAATACGCAATGGGAAGCTTTGGAGTTATTGCAAAAGATGGGTTTTCGCGTTAACCCTAACCACAAGTTGTGTGCTTCTTTAGCAGAGGTGGCAGAATATTACAAATATTGGGATACGGAACGGCTGAATTTAGCTTACATGACTGACGGGGTGGTAGTAAAGCTGAATTCTTTTAAATTACAGGAACAGCTGGGGTTTACGCAGAAATTCCCGCGTTGGGCTGTGGCGTTGAAGTACCCAGCAGAAGAAGCACCCACCCGTGTAGAAAATATTGCGGTGAATGTGGGGAGAACAGGTGCGTTGACTCCGTTGGCAGAAATGCGCCCAGTGCAATTAGCGGGGACAACTGTTTCTCGCGCCACTTTACATAATAGCGATCGCATTGCCCAATTAGACATCCGCATCGGTGACACTGTGATTGTCCGCAAAGCTGGGGAAATCATCCCGGAAGTGGTGCGGGTACTCAAAGAACTCCGTCCTGCTGACACAAGCGCGTTTGTTATGCCCAGCAATTGCCCAGTCTGCGGTCAACCAGTGGTGCGAGAATCAGGTGAGGCGGTTACTAGGTGCGTTAATGCTTCCTGTGCAGCAATTCTTAAAGGTTCCATTGAACATTGGGTCAGCCGTGACGCTTTAGATATTAAGGGCGTGGGCGAAAAACTGGTGCATCAACTCGTTGATAAAGGTTTGGTGCATTCCGTTGCTGATTTATATGACTTGACAGAAAGCAATTTATGTGCATTGGAAAGGATGGGGCAAAAGTCAGCAGAGAAATTAGTGGATGCGATCGCGCGATCGAAAAATCAACCTTGGTCAAGGGTATTGTATGGTTTAGGCATCCGTCATGTTGGCAGTGTGAATGCTCAATTATTGACACAGAAGTATCCCACAGTAGACCAATTGGCTACAGCAAAGCAGTCTGATATTGAAGGCATTTACGGTATTGGCGCTGAAATTGCTCAGTCTGTATATCAGTGGTTTCGTATTGATGCCAATCAAACTTTAATTGAACGCTTGCAACTAGCAGGATTGCAATTCGCAGCTGAAGTAACAACAGTTGATGATGGTAATCAAAAATTAGCTGGTAAAACTTTTGTGATTACGGGTACTCTGCCAACTTTAAAGCGAGATGAAGCAAAGGCATTGATTCAAAAAGCTGGTGGTAAAGTAACTGATTCCATCAGCAAAAAAACTGATTATTTAGTTGTAGGAGAAGATGCCGGTTCTAAATTAGATAAAGCGCAGGAATTGGGAATTAATCAGTTAAGTGAAGCACAGTTATTGGAAATCTTGGAAACTTAA
- a CDS encoding YqaE/Pmp3 family membrane protein — MFLSIPVSNTTQGLIIRSIIAVCMPPLSVFLTLLSKGRNPFSGHFFLNLVLMLVPIPLVGTFHAIWFIVNQESGQILSTQPLSQRSSTQQFSQPNTISSSSPSSSNTRVLTKKHMRVAIFALIFGIFISIITVGINLFNTYLIWKNSPHPTQMNLPAKPYQQNDKSR; from the coding sequence ATGTTTTTAAGTATTCCCGTCAGCAACACCACACAAGGCTTAATTATCCGTTCGATTATTGCTGTTTGTATGCCCCCCTTAAGTGTATTTCTCACACTTCTTAGTAAAGGAAGGAATCCTTTTTCAGGTCATTTTTTTCTTAACCTTGTTCTAATGCTTGTGCCAATTCCTCTTGTGGGTACTTTTCATGCAATTTGGTTTATTGTAAATCAAGAATCTGGGCAAATATTAAGTACTCAACCATTATCACAAAGATCAAGTACTCAACAATTTTCTCAACCCAATACTATATCCAGTAGTTCACCTAGTTCATCAAATACTAGAGTACTAACCAAAAAACACATGCGTGTAGCCATTTTTGCGCTCATATTTGGTATTTTTATTAGCATTATTACTGTTGGTATTAATTTATTTAATACTTACTTAATCTGGAAAAATTCACCGCATCCAACACAAATGAACTTACCAGCAAAACCTTATCAACAAAATGACAAGTCTCGCTAA
- a CDS encoding alpha/beta hydrolase has protein sequence MNSLFSNWTSTLRKNSLLLVLSMLLPTFGISNSAMAAERIYASYSAIEMSISVAALENYAEKGTLDHELAVYQKYLPPQKFQELQQVLLTRVKVSPVVASQFLHTPQGETLVHRLGEAIKTKFRQPKPEFDALRSALISASAEPGGLTLLNLLRKYPSSSIQIDLAHSFAIAGELEKVVNETQQAIATVAKKSNIEAANIPQHISSELPELRGQGNFKSQKYILKFFDSTRNRLLLTDVYLPNVYSAPVIVISHGLGLDSSNFQYLATHLASYGFAVVVPNHPGSDAKQLQLSLNGHTDEVVEPDEFKDRPLDVKYVLNQLEKSNQSDSRFKGRLNLQQVGVYGQSLGGYTALALAGAKINFEQLKQDCKPQALHKTWNMSLLFQCSALALNSSKFSTEYNLRDERVKAAIAVNPVTSSIFGKVGLSQIKTPVMVVGSSDDTVAPALYEQILPFSWFGNSPKYLVMLLGGTHFSTIGNSNPTSQQVSLPADVVGNASQARLYMNVLSLPFFQTYVAGKSQYRPYLNAAYAKTISSQSLGLSLVQSLSTTELAQALDTDFNKPKSFKLKIPNSILNFGFWMLDVGVALLHVTIFI, from the coding sequence ATGAATAGTTTGTTTAGTAATTGGACTAGCACCCTGAGAAAAAACTCGCTCTTGCTGGTTCTTTCAATGCTGCTGCCAACTTTTGGAATTAGTAATTCTGCAATGGCAGCAGAGCGAATTTATGCTTCTTATTCAGCAATAGAAATGTCCATTTCAGTTGCTGCTTTAGAAAACTATGCTGAAAAGGGCACACTTGATCATGAATTGGCAGTTTATCAAAAATATTTGCCACCACAAAAGTTTCAGGAATTACAACAGGTTTTACTGACTCGTGTAAAAGTCAGTCCGGTAGTAGCTTCTCAATTTCTCCATACACCTCAAGGAGAAACTCTAGTACACCGTTTAGGAGAAGCGATTAAAACTAAATTTCGTCAACCAAAACCTGAATTTGATGCCTTACGGTCGGCGCTAATTTCCGCCTCTGCTGAACCGGGAGGTTTAACGTTATTAAATTTGTTACGCAAGTATCCCAGCAGCAGCATCCAGATTGATTTAGCACATAGTTTCGCCATCGCTGGAGAACTAGAGAAAGTAGTCAATGAAACCCAGCAAGCGATCGCTACTGTGGCCAAAAAGTCTAATATAGAAGCTGCTAACATTCCTCAGCATATATCTTCAGAGTTACCAGAATTACGGGGTCAAGGAAACTTTAAGTCGCAAAAATATATTTTGAAGTTTTTCGACTCGACACGCAACCGACTTTTATTAACCGATGTTTATCTTCCCAATGTCTATTCTGCACCTGTAATTGTGATTTCTCACGGTCTAGGTCTAGACAGCAGTAACTTTCAATATTTAGCCACTCATCTAGCTTCTTACGGATTTGCTGTAGTTGTGCCCAATCATCCAGGTAGTGATGCCAAACAATTGCAACTATCCTTGAATGGACACACTGATGAAGTAGTAGAACCTGATGAATTTAAAGACAGACCTCTAGATGTCAAATATGTATTGAATCAACTAGAGAAGAGTAATCAGTCTGATTCACGGTTTAAAGGTCGGCTAAATCTGCAACAAGTTGGTGTCTATGGTCAATCTTTAGGCGGCTACACAGCCTTAGCTTTGGCTGGCGCTAAGATTAACTTTGAGCAACTCAAACAAGACTGTAAACCACAGGCGCTACATAAAACCTGGAATATGTCTTTACTATTTCAATGTAGTGCTTTGGCTTTGAATAGCAGCAAGTTTAGTACTGAGTATAACTTACGGGATGAAAGAGTAAAAGCTGCGATCGCAGTTAACCCAGTTACAAGTTCTATTTTCGGCAAAGTCGGCTTAAGCCAAATCAAAACTCCTGTAATGGTCGTTGGTAGTAGTGACGATACTGTTGCACCAGCTTTATACGAGCAAATTCTGCCTTTCTCATGGTTCGGGAATTCACCAAAGTATCTTGTCATGCTTTTAGGTGGAACTCACTTTTCCACCATAGGCAACAGTAACCCTACAAGCCAACAAGTGTCATTACCAGCCGATGTAGTTGGTAATGCTTCCCAAGCGCGTCTATACATGAATGTTTTGAGTTTGCCTTTCTTCCAAACTTATGTTGCGGGAAAGTCACAATATAGACCTTACCTCAATGCTGCTTATGCTAAAACCATTTCTAGTCAGTCCCTTGGTTTAAGTCTTGTCCAGTCCCTAAGTACAACCGAACTAGCACAAGCGCTTGATACTGACTTCAACAAACCGAAATCCTTTAAACTAAAAATCCCTAACTCTATACTTAATTTTGGTTTTTGGATGTTAGATGTTGGTGTTGCACTGCTGCATGTCACAATTTTTATTTAA
- a CDS encoding Mo-dependent nitrogenase C-terminal domain-containing protein, with amino-acid sequence MFSQTQDISYFDLLDYLRQKLDSIEITNSRVARFFCWLIPSSCPFERTIKVFERTLFHIPPLCKLNPLYEQLIGIRFRSLTYLASQGNEI; translated from the coding sequence ATGTTTAGTCAAACTCAAGACATTAGCTATTTTGATTTATTGGATTACCTGCGCCAAAAGCTTGACTCAATTGAAATTACTAATTCTAGAGTTGCTCGATTCTTCTGTTGGCTGATTCCATCTTCTTGCCCATTTGAACGAACTATCAAAGTTTTTGAGCGAACACTATTTCATATTCCGCCATTGTGTAAGCTAAACCCACTTTATGAGCAACTCATTGGAATCCGTTTTCGCTCACTTACTTACCTTGCAAGCCAAGGTAATGAAATTTAA
- a CDS encoding EAL domain-containing protein, with protein MKSQPNSAYEFSLLQPSSNRLSSVPPLFSLRNKIIGGYALALSIAIGGTTVGLTIGNLYQQQASAIRDSANQQGRLLSDLQVAMLQTLPTREFVPLLRKPTEFEQHKSQLPIRAVEIKTLIWKLQSSSQTTATKDLKPLLHKAHQATEKFYQQIVVVLNRAEPLILEAQSAQSTDAAQKLITDFTSGNEFRTIVSRAYELTAYIKTAREQEYQAKQDLLEAENLRNQIIAISMLLSVLFAAVLAFSTSRAIARPIEAVTKVAQIVSSSSDFTLQVPVTTSDEIGVLSTSFNNLIKTIAVYIEKLSQKNQKLQQTEEALRIAHSELEMRVIERTAELAKANQELVIEITERKRVESELLHLAYHDGLTGLPNRALFMDRLKHAVDYSKRHSDYLFAVLFLDLDRFKFINDSLGHTCGDQLLLTVAQRLKECLRSIDLAARLGGDEFTVLLEGIKDVSDVVRVVERIQEKLALPITLGGQEVFTTASIGVALSVTGYDQPEDLLRNADLAMYRAKAQGKLRYELFNTEMHVQAVARLQLETALRRAIERQEFRIYYQPIVSLITGKLTGFEALVRWLHPERGIIFPEQFMPTAQEAGLSIPIDEWVLHEACRQAKQWQERFPPDSANLGERPLTTSVNLCSSRFSQNKLLWHINQVLEETELDAHSLKLEITESVIMQNGEKATFMLKQLRNLGIQLAIDDFGTGYSSLGRLQNFPINELKIDRTFVSGNGIDKGNLDIVETIVTLSKKLGVDVTAEGIETAEQLAFLRAMKCQYGQGYFFSKPLEKSAAEALIVANPQW; from the coding sequence GTGAAGAGTCAACCCAATTCAGCCTATGAATTTAGCCTATTACAACCGTCTTCCAATAGGCTATCGTCTGTTCCGCCTTTGTTCAGTCTGAGAAACAAAATTATTGGTGGCTATGCTTTAGCTCTTAGCATTGCCATAGGAGGGACAACAGTTGGGTTGACCATTGGCAATTTATACCAGCAACAAGCGAGTGCTATTCGAGACAGTGCTAATCAGCAAGGTCGGCTTTTGAGTGACTTGCAAGTTGCCATGCTTCAGACTCTACCGACCAGAGAGTTCGTTCCTCTGTTGCGAAAGCCTACAGAATTTGAGCAACACAAGTCACAACTGCCTATTCGAGCAGTAGAAATTAAGACACTGATCTGGAAACTACAGTCCTCGTCACAAACCACAGCGACAAAAGACTTGAAGCCTTTGTTACATAAGGCTCATCAGGCAACAGAAAAATTCTATCAACAGATAGTAGTAGTGTTGAATCGGGCAGAGCCGCTGATATTAGAGGCACAATCAGCACAATCAACTGATGCAGCTCAGAAATTAATTACAGACTTTACAAGTGGTAATGAATTCCGTACAATTGTCAGCCGTGCATATGAACTTACAGCTTACATTAAAACAGCTCGAGAGCAAGAGTACCAAGCAAAGCAAGATTTGCTAGAAGCAGAGAATCTGCGAAACCAGATTATTGCTATCAGTATGCTGCTCTCAGTTCTGTTCGCCGCGGTCTTGGCCTTTTCTACCAGTCGGGCGATCGCCCGACCCATAGAAGCTGTGACTAAAGTGGCTCAGATAGTCAGCTCTTCATCGGATTTTACTCTGCAAGTTCCCGTCACCACTTCAGATGAAATTGGTGTATTGTCAACATCTTTTAACAATCTGATCAAAACAATAGCAGTCTACATCGAAAAACTTTCACAAAAGAATCAAAAACTACAGCAAACAGAGGAAGCGCTACGAATAGCTCATAGCGAGCTAGAAATGCGTGTAATCGAACGGACAGCAGAACTGGCCAAAGCAAATCAGGAATTAGTAATTGAAATCACAGAACGCAAGCGAGTCGAGTCAGAGCTGCTGCACCTTGCGTATCATGATGGACTTACAGGTTTGCCCAACCGCGCTTTATTTATGGATCGCCTCAAACATGCGGTAGATTATTCCAAGCGGCATTCAGATTATCTATTTGCTGTGCTGTTTCTAGACTTAGACCGCTTCAAGTTTATCAACGATAGTCTGGGACACACATGTGGCGACCAATTACTACTGACTGTTGCTCAAAGACTTAAGGAATGCTTGCGTTCCATAGATCTAGCTGCACGGTTGGGAGGAGACGAGTTTACAGTCTTGCTGGAGGGGATTAAGGATGTCAGCGATGTGGTGCGTGTTGTTGAGCGGATTCAAGAAAAACTAGCACTTCCAATCACTCTAGGTGGGCAAGAAGTATTTACCACAGCGAGTATTGGCGTTGCCTTAAGCGTCACAGGTTATGACCAACCAGAAGACCTTCTACGCAACGCCGACCTGGCAATGTATCGAGCTAAGGCACAAGGCAAGTTACGCTATGAGCTTTTTAACACTGAGATGCATGTTCAAGCAGTAGCACGCTTGCAATTAGAAACTGCTTTGCGCCGAGCTATTGAACGTCAAGAGTTTCGGATTTATTATCAACCGATTGTCTCACTCATTACCGGTAAATTAACTGGTTTTGAAGCACTTGTGCGTTGGCTGCATCCAGAACGTGGGATTATTTTTCCAGAACAATTCATGCCAACAGCCCAAGAAGCTGGGCTAAGCATCCCAATTGATGAGTGGGTGCTGCATGAAGCATGTCGTCAGGCAAAACAGTGGCAAGAGCGTTTCCCCCCCGACTCAGCGAATCTGGGTGAGCGGCCTTTGACCACTAGCGTTAATCTTTGTAGCTCTCGATTTAGTCAAAACAAGCTGTTGTGGCATATCAATCAAGTACTAGAAGAAACTGAACTAGATGCACACAGTTTAAAACTAGAGATTACAGAAAGCGTAATTATGCAAAATGGCGAAAAAGCCACTTTTATGCTCAAGCAACTCAGAAATTTAGGAATTCAGTTGGCAATTGATGACTTCGGTACAGGCTATTCTTCATTAGGTCGGCTGCAAAATTTTCCCATTAATGAGTTGAAGATTGACCGCACTTTTGTGAGTGGTAACGGTATAGATAAAGGTAATTTAGATATTGTTGAAACAATTGTCACCCTATCCAAAAAACTCGGTGTAGATGTGACAGCCGAAGGAATAGAAACAGCAGAACAGCTAGCATTTCTGAGGGCAATGAAATGTCAATATGGCCAGGGATATTTTTTCTCGAAGCCTTTAGAAAAATCTGCGGCAGAGGCTTTAATTGTGGCGAATCCTCAGTGGTAA
- a CDS encoding DMT family transporter: MHHSSGRWRLGLALSLLTVLLWGILPIALTITLQALDVYTIIWFRFLTSFALLAVYLGVRGQLPKLEQLRSASGKLLAIAIFMLAMNYFLFIQGLALTTPANAEVVIQLSTLLLGLGGLVVFKERYTLYQWLGVIVLIFGYVLFFNEQITNLLTSRTIYLFGSGLIALASAAWAVYALAQKQLLQSLSSAHIMLVIYAVCALLFTPFTSVKTIFTLDTMHLLILIFCAFNTLIAYGAFAESLEHWEASKVSAVIALAPIVTILSVELLSVIAPSMLKGEHLTIMAILGACLVVGGSVAIAWKNHN, from the coding sequence ATGCACCACAGTTCCGGCCGCTGGCGTTTAGGGCTGGCGTTATCGCTGTTGACTGTTTTATTGTGGGGAATTCTACCTATTGCACTGACGATAACACTGCAAGCGCTTGATGTTTACACGATTATTTGGTTTCGCTTTTTGACATCGTTTGCATTGCTTGCTGTGTATTTAGGGGTGCGCGGTCAATTACCAAAGTTAGAACAATTGCGTTCTGCTTCTGGGAAACTATTAGCGATCGCTATTTTCATGTTAGCGATGAATTACTTCTTGTTTATACAAGGTTTAGCGTTAACAACACCTGCTAACGCTGAAGTTGTCATTCAATTATCAACTCTATTATTAGGTTTAGGAGGTTTAGTTGTTTTTAAGGAACGTTATACGCTATATCAATGGCTTGGCGTCATTGTGCTAATTTTTGGTTATGTTTTGTTTTTTAATGAACAAATAACTAATTTACTTACAAGTCGTACTATATATCTTTTTGGCAGTGGTTTGATTGCGCTAGCTTCTGCTGCATGGGCTGTTTATGCTTTGGCACAAAAGCAATTGTTGCAATCTTTATCTTCTGCTCACATCATGTTGGTTATTTATGCAGTATGTGCTTTATTATTCACTCCCTTTACTAGTGTAAAAACAATTTTTACATTAGATACTATGCATTTACTAATACTAATTTTTTGTGCTTTTAATACTCTCATCGCTTATGGTGCTTTTGCAGAATCATTAGAACATTGGGAGGCATCAAAAGTAAGTGCAGTCATAGCTTTAGCACCCATTGTGACAATCCTATCAGTTGAGCTTTTATCAGTAATTGCACCTTCTATGCTCAAAGGAGAACACCTGACAATAATGGCAATTTTAGGAGCATGTTTAGTAGTAGGTGGTTCAGTAGCGATCGCCTGGAAAAATCATAATTAA